GATGGTCAAGAGGCAAAGCCGTAAGTGGTTTTATATATCACTTTGATATATGCTTCTCTTTCTATTGTTTGCGCCATTCTTATGACGATATACTGTTCAGATATAAAAATGATCCTGAGATTTTGGCCATGACAAACCTCATAGCAGCATATCAAAGGAATGAAATATTGGAATTTGAGAAAATCCTCAAGGTTAATGTACTTTGATTGAATTATGTTTATAGTTTGTTAGTTGTTATGCCTGTGTTTAAGTTGGCCGTTGAATTTTCTCAGAGTAACAGAAGGACAATAATGGATGATCCATTCATACGGAATTATATTGAAGATCTATTGAAAAATGTCCGAACTCAAGTGCTGCTCAAGCTTATTAAACCTTATACAAGAATTCGGATTCCTTTCATATCCAAGGTAATGCCTTTTCTTTCTTACCCCATCAAGTCTTTAAAGACTGAAGCACAATTTACTACCCTGCTGCTGCACACTTTTCAGATTTGGACCTATGTTTCTTTTTGTGACAATGGGTGCTCTGTAATTGCCACCGTTAGCAAAATTGGGACAAATCATAAATATAGTTGGATTTTTGCTAAATGGCATTTTTATGGAAAAACTTGCCTAGACCTGGTTCATCTAGAGCCAAGACACAATAATATTATGGATCCTACATAAAAATCCAATGGAACCCATTTATTTATATCTTGGATCCACCACAGGCCCAGTCTAGGTAAGAATTACTCGTTTTTATTATTCATGAATTTGTTTTGTAAAGAAGTGGGTCCCATGTGCCAAAAAGAAAAGGTAAAACAATTCAGAGCTGTGCACCTCCCTCGCCCACCCTCCTCTTGTCTCTCACTTCTGCCTCCTCCATCCCCCATTCCCCCTTCCCCCCCTTTTTTCTCCATCAAAACCTTGTAATCACAAAGCTGAGTTTCGTCATCAAACACCTGGAGATCACAATAACAGCAGCATTAAGAACAATTGTCTAGTTCTTCTGACTTTCCTGATGAGTGTGACCTATAGTGTCACATAGGCAGATTATCCCTGAGAAATTTTCTCTTTGTAGATAGGTTATCGCATGACATTGGTGCTTTATTATTTGTTAAAATTCATTCAAGAAGTGGAATCTTTGATTTTCTTTAACTGGGATCAAATCATCTATTAGAAGAAGTAAATGGACCTGTTTGATTAAATTCAATTCCTTGCGATGTCTTTCTTTGATGATGTAGACTGCTCCAATAAATTGTGTATGTTGCTCATGGCCAAGCTAAGCTTTATCCCATCTCCTATATTACGCCATTTGAGAATCGATTCAATTAGTGGAATTTGAGAAGGCCCAAAAAAACCTCTAAAAGAAATTATTCTGAGAAGCAGTTGTTTTAACCActtgtttttttaaatttgtattttttttttcagtggtCTTAGTACGCCCTTTTCACGTGTACTTtcttttaaactaaaaatcTGCCATGTCAGCATCATATACAAAATGTGCTGAACCTGCTCATAACATTAAGCAGAGTTCCGTTTTGTCATGAGAAAAGCCACATGCTTCAAAATTGCACTTTGCATTTCTTTTAAAACCATTATCTTCTTCACTTTTATTACAAGGATCTTATAAAGTGGAGTGATATTTTGTGAACTTGCTTTAAGGAACTCAATGTACCAGAAAAAGATGTTGAGCAGCTGTTGGTTTCACTAATATTGGATAATCGTATTGATGGACATATTGATCAAGTGAACAGGCTATTAGAGCGTGGAGACAGGTACATGCCTAATTTACTTGTCTGTTCCAGTTCTCTGATTAGTTGGGAGTTAATGTGATGTTCATCAGTTCATGTGCTGCAGCCATCATTATTGTCATTTTTGTAAAATGTCGTGCAGGTCAAAGGGAATGAAGAAGTATACTGCCATCGAGAAATGGAACACACAACTTAGGTCACTTCATCAAACTATCAGCAACCGTGTATACTGAGAATGTGTCAGTAGGTAGTATGATTTCCATCTGGGGAAGGTCCTCgccttttcttaatattttgGTGGCACTAACAACTGAACTTTTGCTCGTGTGAGACCACATTATCTTAGAAGATACTTCTATAAGTAGTCATTTAGATAAAGGAGCGTGTTTTATAGCTGATGCATCTTGAAGAAAATGTGGGTAGAGAATGTGAAATCGAAAGTATACTCGTAATTTTGATGCTGAGAAAAATCCTAGTCATATATGGAACAATCAGACAGCATGCACGCATTGAATATACCATTTTGTTGGTTTGTTTGATCTATATTGATTTGTCTCCCATTCTGCTGTGCATCAGAGGCTAGCAAAAGAAGTGTAAGTCTGGCGTTTTTAGAATCCATGATACATGTATATATTATGAAACTGCTGGGTTGAAACCCAGGTGGAGATGCTGGGTTAAATCTTGGTTTCATTTAGTTCATCGAGTTGCGTGAATAGGACGACAACTACTCTTAGTTGCCAGGTTAATTTGATTTCACGCAGTTTAAACTTTCTATTAAATTTCTGAATATGGAATAGCAATTTTCGAAATGTTTTGGGAGCTATTTGATTTCTGGTCTACTCCATCATGTGAATCAGACAATCAATACCATAaagcagattttttttttttcacaaacgTTTCAGGTGACGGTGGAGGACAGCCGCATTGGGGCTCGTTCACTTGATTTGGCTAAAATAGATCGTCATATTCTTTTACACCGTTTACTGGTTTGACAAGTTTGTCGTTTGGTTGGTAAGCACCGAATCTcaattgttttaattaaataatcataaacaaataattatgtaaaattttgattgattcaattaatgataaaattgaactattttaaaaaataattttaaaagagaatgttattttctaaattttgaaaCTTGTATTAATATTAATgctctttttatataaaaattttattaattttaccttTTATTTTCTAAAGTTTCAATTACAAGTACAATATAAgtgtttttttcaaaaaatatattttttgaaaagcaATTTTTCACATACAAATTTTTTATATGGAAAAAACAAAGCCTAAGACtcctttattttatgaaaactgttttttttttttttcacatttttcTAGTATtttgacattcaaaattatttaatgaaaaatatatcttaattaaaaattttttaaaaaataataattttctttttaagatgCACAAaagtcatttttaaaaaaaaaattgatttattaacaACATTAAACGTTTTATATATGAATCTTGTTAACAtcgtttgtttttaacattgtaattaaataataaaatataaattaccttttcaaatgattttttaagaaaatatttttatatataaattatttttcataaaacaaataaaatttaaatcaaatattcataataaattcAAAGGGTAAATTATTCAAATCTCTCTGCATTTAGTGATTTGTTTCAATGGAGGTTTGgggttttataaaatttcatagcCACCATTTTTTGCTTGGAGGAGATTTTACTTAGGTATGGTTTTTGAGGAATTCTCAAAATATGAAATGTCTCAACCCGTCAAAATAATGAATTGAGAATGttttatctttaatatttttttatttataaaaaattatgcctattttaaaaatattagaattaatattatatttccattaattttattttgatctcTCTTACTTCTTCATATGAAACTCTCCCAAATAATTTGACAACAATTGAAAAATGTACCTACAAAATTATGATGATCATAAATTTGAGTAGTAAAAGagattgtaaaaaaattatatttgcatTACTACTTTttggaaattaaataaattaattataattaaatttaatattttttatattttattatttaaccactatcgaaataattattaataattaaaataattaaccattaaaaagttaatattatcaataaagcaaaaaaatacttattttaatttttaactaatcactattaaaataattaatattatcatgTATTATTTCAACATTCGTTAAAAatgttatataatataattttcactGGAGTGGTATAATAATAGAAGATCTTGTTATGTTCAATTATTTATCGATTTTATATGATGATAAATCATTTGATACTATGTTCTTTGAATTCACTCACTTCTCTTGCCTATTGttgaaaaaaatgatttttttttattttggttttccttgcaagaaaataaaataaaataaaataaaaataattaaagggtGAAAGCTAAGCAATCGGCCCACCTGGGGCAGTGTGATGATCGAGTTAGATTGTTATCTTAGGGCTGACAGGGGTTAGAAATTGGAAAGTTTATATATATAGGTTTAATTGTGACGTCTCACTCTTGTTTCcacaataattataatatctcACTTTaacattattataaaaaaaatttaaattaatttattatttaattaattcagaTTATTTAATCGTTGAAGCTATTTATATAGTTCCCTCATTAACTGAATGTGTTTGGCGTATGAATGCAGTGAGATTAGAGTAGGAGACACATTGGGCATTGAATCAACATGATTCAcaagaaatatataaaattaaaaagaaaaacacatGGAATtgtgattatttaatttaaatatgagaGTTGATGCTAATCAAATTAGATTTGAGTTGAAAAGATGACACATTACAAGACTTGAGGTTGTATCCAACAACACAACTTGTCTTGTCATTATTAATTGTCTGttcaaatttcaatatttttttatccttGCGACGTGGCAATTTCAGAAGCACATCTTTTaactttcattttctctttttttgttttctaaaaaaaaaaaacacaaacaaaCGTACCCATGTGaccctatttaaaaaaaaaaaacattaattgtttggtgttttttttttttttgaaatggggatGGGGAATTCGAACCTGAAATTTATCAGGTTTAACCGGATGCACTTACCATCAGACTAAGCTTGAGAGTGCAATTATTTGatacttttattttgaaatacacattaatatttttttattccgTTTCCTCTTCGATTATTTTAGGTtctaactatttaatttattgttgttaaaatatatatattattttatttttctttgattaaTGGGATGCTACTATCTTGTCTCAAAACTTTGAGCCAGCAGATGTTGAGAAAATTAGAGTCATTCCTCTCAGTATTTTTGCTCAGGAAGATAGGTTGATATGGCACTTTGAGAAAAGCGACATTTATTCAGTCAGGTCTGGTTATTAGAAAGCTAAAGATTTGAGTAGACGGGCAGCTATAGAACCTAATGGTAATTCGAGTCCAAGTTCCTCAGCTCACAATTCTTACTTCTGGAAGTCTCTTTGGAAGACTAATGTTCCAAGTAAACTTCGGATTTTCCTATGGCTTTTTTGCTTGGAGCGGCTACCTTGTAAAGACCTCCTTCATCATCGGATCCAACATATAGACCCGGCCTGTTCTCATTGCGGAGGAAAGGAATCCATTGATCACATTTTTTTCTCATGCCCTCATGCTATCTCAGTTTGGTTTAATTCTCCATTGCAACTTCGTTCTTCTTATCTTTTGAGCTCAACAATGATGGACAAATGGACAGAAGTTTGTAATGCTCTTTCTCAGGAATCCGACTCAGATAGTCTAATACAACTTTTTGCCTTCCTTCTTTGGCAAATATGGAAAGATAGGAATGCTTTCACATTCAATAATATGTCTAAACCGGCTGAAGAGTCTGTTAGCTTAGCAATTAGAAGTCGAGATGATTTTAGAGAAGCCACCTCCAACCATCCTCTCCCCTCGCATCAATCAGAAATGGATCAACAGCTgttaattcatcaatctcaactCTCTTGGCAACCCCCTCCTCTCGGTTTCGTAAAGCTTAACTTCGATGCAGCTTGGGACAAGAATTCGAATTCAGGAGCCACTGCAATTATTGTTCGTGATCCTTTTGGAAGTGTTATTGACTGGTGCTGTCGTTCGTGGGTCTCTATCTCAGACCCCTTACAATTAGAGAGTATTGCTTGTCGAGAAGCACTTCTTTTTGTCAAAAGTAGAGGATTCTCTCACTCTATTATAGAAGGAGATTCTCTTATCACAGTTCAAGCCTGTAGGGGTAACCCAGCTCCCCTTAATATTCAAGATATTATCTCTGACTCGTTAGATATCGCTAAATCCTTTCAGTCTATCTCTTTTTCTTGGGTACGTCGGACTCACAATCAGGTTTCACATCTCCTTTGTAAAAAGTTCATCAGAGATAGTTCGTTCAGAGTAAATCCCTTGTATTAGATGAACTTTGTTTTCTCCTTGCCACTTGATGGCTTTTAGCAATGAACTATatcttatgaaaaaaaaaaatgtaaaaacaatgaaaaattaaattgttaaaattttgaCATAGtttgaattcaattaaatttatttactgcTAAATTAAAATTGGAAGTATAGTTTCttgataaaaacattaaaataaaaataaaataatgaagaATATGAAAAGTAAGAGAGAAATGGAAAGAAATTAAAGAAGACACCAATTATAAAAGGGATGTTATGTGAAAAATTGATGGAGTAGAACAATGATTTGGTCTTTAAGGGTGGGGAATATTGTATGCTTTGTTTTAATGGCCAAAGCCTCCAACAAACTGCCCACATGCTGTTGCTGCTTCCTAGTTGCTACCTTCTCTCTTTAACAACCTTCTATTTTCATTTTGTTTCTGTGTCTATCAATCATATATTTATggctttatttaatttaaatatgttaCTTTTTAGAAGTTACTCtgaatttaacttaattaaatttgataaataaattaatttactttttattaaaaaaatatcaatcaaataaaaataatttttaattaaattattccgattaaataagatttatatttacatgttaatgaataaatattttataataagtaaatgaaaatattcaaagtcaaaatttcttttaacgttttaaactatttaattagCTGTAAAGTGAAAAACTTGGGATAAGAAGAAATTGTCAAAAACTGAAAAGGCATCCAATAtaagttattattaattaatagatgATTATTGAGCACAGTGCATCAAAGTTTTAAATCAATCAACGTTTTGAAAAGAcaataaaattactttttaaattaatttaattttagtggGGTAGGGGAGAGAGATTCCAGCCCCATCACTTCCATCTTTCTCATCAATTTTTGCAAAATTAGTCCTTACTTATACAAgttcttaaatatattttttttcaattcaattcaataaatttttttaaaataaattaaatatatcacaAGGAACATATATACgctttagattttaaaattattaacatataatttaatttattagataCACTGGATAATAATtcatttttcttaataaaaaattagagatataaataaataagtgatatattttta
The Manihot esculenta cultivar AM560-2 chromosome 1, M.esculenta_v8, whole genome shotgun sequence genome window above contains:
- the LOC110610464 gene encoding uncharacterized protein LOC110610464 produces the protein MDKWTEVCNALSQESDSDSLIQLFAFLLWQIWKDRNAFTFNNMSKPAEESVSLAIRSRDDFREATSNHPLPSHQSEMDQQLLIHQSQLSWQPPPLGFVKLNFDAAWDKNSNSGATAIIVRDPFGSVIDWCCRSWVSISDPLQLESIACREALLFVKSRGFSHSIIEGDSLITVQACRGNPAPLNIQDIISDSLDIAKSFQSISFSWVRRTHNQVSHLLCKKFIRDSSFRVNPLY